GGCCTTCGCACGCGACTTCGAGATCCGGCGCATCGGCCGTTCCCGTGCGCACCTCCGCCCGTCCGCGCTGAATGCGAAGAATCCAGTCTCCTCGTCCGCTTCCATGAAAACGAAACTGGGTGGTGAAATCGAGATCGCCGGCCTCTTCGGCGCGGAAAAAATGCGGCATGTTGCGCATCATCGCATCGACGTCGAGCGACGAAATGCGCGAAAGCGGGATGAGGCGCGTCGTACGTGATGCGGGTTTGCCGGCGTCGCCCGCCGTCCGCCATTCGCCTGGCGCGATTCCTAGACGCTCGCGCGCCGACGGCGTGTCGATCACGAACTGCTCGTCTTCGACGGATCGTGTATGCGACAGGGGCTTCAGTGTTTCGTCGAGATAGCGCCGCCGCACGTTCCGGTCGGCATGAAACGCTTCGTGCATCTCGGCCGGGCATGTCGCCACGCAGTTGAAGCAGCGATACTCGACCTTGTACGCGAGCGCCTGCCACAGCGCGGCGATTTCGGCGTTGTTCCAGCGTTTGCGAAAGCGCTTCGCGTTACCACGCGACAGGTCGTGGACGATGTCGAGAAAACCCGGGATCGAATCGCGATACGTGTGATTGTAGCAGGCGAAAAAGTCGAAATCGCCGTCCGGCTTGATCGCTTCGGTCGGACACGACGCCACGCACAGGTTGCACGAAAGACACGGATTCCACTCGACCGGCGAATCGAGGGCATCGAATTCGAGATTCGTGACGACGGTATCGATCAGGCAGTACGCGCCGAACTTCCTGTGCAGGAAGTTGCGGCTGGTGCCGATGACGCCGAGACCCGCGGCCTGGGCGACCAGCTTGTGGCTGAGCGGCCAGATCTTGTCGGCCCAGCGCTGGCTGACTTCCTGCGGCCAGCCGATCGTGGTCGTGAGCGACTCGCCGCCAAGCGAGCGAATGTACGCAATCGTGCGATGACCCATCGCGAAGATGCGCTCCTCGCACGAGTACAGCTCGTGGTTGGCTGCAGGAAGATAGCGCGACTGCATCGACGGCTTGTTCTCTTCGCCGATGAGGCAGACGAGCGAACGGGCATGCGGATAGACGTAGCGGATCTCGTCGATTTCGTGCGCGATGGCCGGATCGTCGATCGAGATCACGCCGACGTCGTCCGCCCACGTCGCGACGGCGTTCTTGAACTCGGCGAGCGGCACCGGGCTTTTCACGCCACGGCCCGGAAGGCGCTCGGCATCGATCGGCCGGAACGGCCACGCGTATGCGGTTCTCGGCGCGATTCGCGCGTCATCGTCGCGACGCGGCCGGCCGGGGGCCGGGAACGGAAACTTCCATTCAGCGTGCGTGGTGGGGGCCTCAATGCGCCGTGGCGGAATTTCGCTCGCGACGGGATCGATGTCGGGTGGTCGCATGCTGGCCTCGGCGGGGCTTCGGACGCCCGGGGTCAGAATTGAGTACGACTCAATTCGTACCGTCCCGGCCGCCGCCCGTCAAGGGCTTCGGCGCCTGCACAAAAAAAGGGGCCGGGAGAAAACTCCCGGCCCCTTTCAGGTCCCGATTGGCCGCGCCTTGGCGGCCCCTGGC
This sequence is a window from Candidatus Limnocylindrales bacterium. Protein-coding genes within it:
- a CDS encoding SCP2 sterol-binding domain-containing protein, translating into MRPPDIDPVASEIPPRRIEAPTTHAEWKFPFPAPGRPRRDDDARIAPRTAYAWPFRPIDAERLPGRGVKSPVPLAEFKNAVATWADDVGVISIDDPAIAHEIDEIRYVYPHARSLVCLIGEENKPSMQSRYLPAANHELYSCEERIFAMGHRTIAYIRSLGGESLTTTIGWPQEVSQRWADKIWPLSHKLVAQAAGLGVIGTSRNFLHRKFGAYCLIDTVVTNLEFDALDSPVEWNPCLSCNLCVASCPTEAIKPDGDFDFFACYNHTYRDSIPGFLDIVHDLSRGNAKRFRKRWNNAEIAALWQALAYKVEYRCFNCVATCPAEMHEAFHADRNVRRRYLDETLKPLSHTRSVEDEQFVIDTPSARERLGIAPGEWRTAGDAGKPASRTTRLIPLSRISSLDVDAMMRNMPHFFRAEEAGDLDFTTQFRFHGSGRGDWILRIQRGRAEVRTGTADAPDLEVACEGRIFLEIQQGTRSAPWALLTGKVRLSGDRRLFLKFPAVFALDPAEGPLARAMWHARRWLRKGRAAADARGPSGT